The Microbacterium amylolyticum genome includes the window AACGGCGAGCGGGTGGGTGATATAGGGTTCCCCGCTTTGGCGCTTCTGACCACGGTGTTTTTCTTCCGCAACCCGATACGCCTTTTCAATGACGACGACATCGCCGCGAGGGTGATGCCGTCGAACATCGTCGATGAGCTTCTGGACGTCAGCGTTCGGCTTCGCGCGAGTAAAAATGCGCGGCACGAGCCACCGCAGGCTCGGTCCTGTCTGGGACGCGGGTAGCGCATCAGCCATACGACCGCACCTCCTTCGAGCATCCGGTGATGACGGCCATCATAACCCGGTCAGACGCTCGTTGCGGCGGCCGCGCGGGCCTCGAGAATGCGCGCGTCTTCCTGGGCGATCTGCGGCTCGCGCTCCCGGAGGAACGAATACAGAGGAGCGGCGACAAACAGCGTGGAGTACGTGGCGACGAGGATGCCGACGAAGATCGACAGCGAGATGTCGCTGAGGGTCTCCGCACCGAAACCGAACACCGCGATGAAGAGGATTGCCCCGACGGGAAGAGCCGCAACGACCGAGGTATTAATCGATCGAATCAACGTCTGGTTCACGGCAAGGTTCACCGATTCGCCAAACGTACGCCCGCTGCGTTCGTCTGTGGTGTTCTCTCGAATCTTGTCGAACACAACGGTAGTGTCATAGAGCGAATACGCCAGAATCGTCAGGAACCCGATCACCGCTGACGGGGAAATCTGGAAGCCCGCAAGCGAGTAGATTCCGAGCGTGATGATGAGAACGTCAACGAGCCCGATGATCGCAGCAAGCGACATCTTCCACGTTCTGAAGTAGATCGCCAGGATCAGGAACGTCAGGCCGAGGAAGATCAACAGCCCCCACAGCGACTGATTGGTGACGTCCTTGCCCCACGAGGGACCGATGAATGAATCGGTGACCTCGTCAATCGGCACCTGATACGCATCCGCGAGTCCGGCGGAGAGCTGGCGCGTGAGTTCCGGCGTGAGCTGCGAGGTCTGCACCCGAATGTCTGACCCACCAACGACCGTGACGGCAGATTCAGCCTGCGGCGCGATCTGGCGGACCGTATCGGTGGCGATCGACTGGTCGAGAGACGCCGGCTGCGACACGGTGATCTGCGAACCGCCGGTGAACTCAATGGAGAACTGAACGCCGCGAAGGAAGGGCGCCAACGCCGAGAAGACGACGAGAACGATCGCGATCAGGAACCACAGCTTGCGCTTGGCGACGAAGGGAACCGACGTCTTGCCGGTGTAGAGGTCGTTACCGACCTGATTCATGGTGCGCATCAGGCGTCGCCCTCCCGGTTGGATTCCGTCGGTTTCGTGGCGAGTGCCGCCTTCTCTTCCGCGAGCTTGCGCTCGGCGATCGTTTGGCGCTTCCCGGCCTCACGCGAAGACCGTCCGGCCTTCACGCCCGCTCCTGTCGTCTTGTAGCTGATACGCGATTGGAAAACAGACCCGAGCTCTTCCGGGTTGAGCCCCGACAGCTTGTGCCCCCCGCCGAAGAACCGCGTCCGAACGAGCAACTGCATGACCGGGTGGGTAAAGGCGATGAAGATGAGGATGTCCAGCAGCGTTGTCAGGCCGAGCGTAAAGGCGAAGCCCTTCACCGTGGTGTCCGCGAGGATATAGAGCACAACGGCAGCAAGAACGTTGATCGCCTTAGAAATGAAGATCGTGCGCTTGGCTCGAGTCCAGCCGTCTTCGACAGCGGCAGTTGCTGACTTTCCATCACGCAACTCGTCTCGAATGCGCTCGAAGTACACGATGAAGGAGTCCGCGGTGAAACCGATCGCGACGATCAAACCCGCCACGCCCGCCAGGGAGAGTCGGTAGTCGAGGCGCCACGACAGCAGACACAGCAGGATGAAGGTCAAGATTGCCATCACGAGGAGTGACGCGATGATGACGAAACCGAGTGCGCGGTAGCTCACGCCGACAACCCAGACGGCAACCAGTGCGAGACCAATCAGACCCGCAATCAGTCCAACCATCAGCTGCTGCGAACCGAGAGTCGCCGAGA containing:
- the secF gene encoding protein translocase subunit SecF produces the protein MRTMNQVGNDLYTGKTSVPFVAKRKLWFLIAIVLVVFSALAPFLRGVQFSIEFTGGSQITVSQPASLDQSIATDTVRQIAPQAESAVTVVGGSDIRVQTSQLTPELTRQLSAGLADAYQVPIDEVTDSFIGPSWGKDVTNQSLWGLLIFLGLTFLILAIYFRTWKMSLAAIIGLVDVLIITLGIYSLAGFQISPSAVIGFLTILAYSLYDTTVVFDKIRENTTDERSGRTFGESVNLAVNQTLIRSINTSVVAALPVGAILFIAVFGFGAETLSDISLSIFVGILVATYSTLFVAAPLYSFLREREPQIAQEDARILEARAAAATSV